A region from the Thauera humireducens genome encodes:
- a CDS encoding rhodanese-like domain-containing protein, with translation MRQISPRELADRLSDAGDDKPLLLDVREPWEFGICHIEGSVPMPMGSVPARFAELDRDAEIVVVCHHGGRSAQVCMFLEHQGFGNVINLAGGVAGWAAQVDPKMPQY, from the coding sequence ATGCGTCAGATCAGCCCGCGCGAACTTGCCGACCGCCTGAGCGATGCGGGGGACGACAAGCCCCTGCTGCTCGATGTGCGCGAACCCTGGGAATTCGGGATCTGTCACATCGAGGGTTCCGTGCCGATGCCCATGGGCAGCGTGCCCGCACGTTTTGCCGAGCTCGACCGTGACGCTGAGATCGTGGTGGTCTGCCACCACGGCGGGCGCAGCGCGCAGGTGTGCATGTTCCTCGAGCATCAGGGCTTCGGCAACGTGATCAATCTGGCTGGCGGTGTCGCTGGCTGGGCGGCGCAGGTCGACCCGAAGATGCCGCAGTACTGA
- a CDS encoding protein-L-isoaspartate O-methyltransferase family protein, with the protein MNFEKARFNMVEQQIRPWEVLDQNVLDLLMTVKREEFVPASARSLAFADVEIPIGCGQVMLKPVIEGKVLQALQLAKSDSVLEIGTGSGFFAALLAARAEWVRTLEIEPELVKFASDNLARNGVENVVVAQGDGMAGWAERAPYDVIVVSGGVSFVPQALLEQLKVGGRLFAFVGEAPVMKGRLITCEAEGRFRTEDIFETVVPMLRNAPRHDAFSF; encoded by the coding sequence ATGAATTTCGAGAAAGCGCGCTTCAACATGGTCGAGCAACAGATCCGCCCCTGGGAGGTGCTGGATCAGAACGTGCTCGACCTCCTGATGACGGTCAAGCGCGAGGAGTTCGTGCCCGCGAGCGCGCGGTCGCTGGCTTTCGCCGACGTGGAGATCCCGATCGGCTGCGGCCAGGTGATGCTGAAGCCGGTCATCGAGGGCAAGGTGCTGCAGGCGCTGCAACTGGCGAAATCCGACTCGGTTCTGGAGATCGGTACCGGTTCCGGGTTTTTCGCCGCACTGCTGGCGGCGCGCGCGGAGTGGGTGCGCACCCTGGAAATCGAGCCCGAGCTGGTGAAGTTCGCCTCGGACAACCTCGCCCGCAACGGTGTCGAGAACGTCGTGGTGGCGCAGGGCGACGGCATGGCGGGCTGGGCCGAGCGTGCCCCCTACGATGTCATCGTGGTATCGGGCGGCGTGTCCTTCGTGCCGCAGGCGCTGCTCGAGCAGCTCAAGGTGGGTGGCCGCCTGTTCGCGTTCGTGGGCGAGGCGCCGGTCATGAAGGGACGCCTGATCACCTGCGAGGCCGAGGGGCGTTTCCGCACCGAGGACATCTTCGAGACCGTCGTGCCCATGCTGCGCAACGCGCCGCGCCACGACGCCTTCAGCTTCTGA
- a CDS encoding carbonic anhydrase: protein MKLSRLALVALMIASPLQVALAADWQLVLSDRNRRVEIDRGSILTSDRGTKVSWGRVVLANNEVAAAGYATIKALNRYDCQNRTFSTIKRVYLDADDNLVREENVEDQTPLRVTPSSVDERMWREVCGPPSVADLQRVADEVQKLADSMQPRLEAAAPAAPKASAPAPAKAGRSAKPATAQPARAAPIETATTTAQALRAAEPPKAVEAAPPNGAVDQGDKKLILPPLPNIRPAKPDPERVEREAPKPATAETVRKAEKSAPPARPGAERRPEPSRAEVRETPRPQTPAPVALARPQVKAPSVPATPAPPDPVEVLLRAQRDNAFDPGWRYEGELGPEAWGRLRPDWRLCSEGTRQSPIDLRDGVAVDLAPVKFHYRSTGFRIRDTGNTLQVDVGEGMGVEIRGTRYALERFTLHRPSQERVGGMAYDMAAYLEHRSADGRTAIVSILLEAGGAPNALLQTLWNNLPLDRGREFVPDAVIDLNGFVPENPAHFLYLGSLPVPPCTEDVIWVVMKTPMPMADDQLAVFGRLYPRNTRPIQPANGRLVLESR, encoded by the coding sequence ATGAAACTCTCCCGCCTGGCCCTCGTGGCCCTGATGATCGCCAGCCCGCTGCAGGTCGCGCTCGCCGCCGACTGGCAGCTGGTGCTGAGTGATCGCAACCGCCGGGTGGAGATCGACCGCGGCAGCATCCTGACTTCGGATCGTGGCACCAAGGTGTCGTGGGGGCGGGTGGTGTTGGCCAACAACGAGGTCGCGGCGGCGGGATATGCGACGATCAAGGCCCTGAACCGGTATGACTGCCAGAACCGGACCTTCTCCACCATCAAGCGCGTGTATCTCGACGCCGATGACAACCTGGTGCGCGAGGAGAATGTCGAGGACCAGACGCCGCTGCGGGTGACGCCGAGCTCGGTCGACGAGCGCATGTGGCGCGAGGTGTGCGGCCCGCCGTCGGTTGCCGACCTGCAGAGGGTGGCGGACGAGGTGCAGAAGCTGGCCGATTCGATGCAGCCGAGGCTGGAAGCCGCTGCGCCCGCAGCACCCAAGGCGTCCGCGCCGGCCCCCGCAAAGGCCGGGCGGTCCGCGAAGCCGGCGACGGCCCAGCCCGCCCGCGCGGCGCCGATCGAAACCGCTACGACGACGGCGCAGGCCTTGCGTGCCGCTGAACCGCCCAAGGCGGTCGAGGCGGCGCCCCCGAACGGTGCGGTGGATCAGGGCGACAAGAAGCTGATCCTGCCGCCGCTGCCAAACATCCGGCCCGCCAAGCCCGATCCCGAGAGGGTCGAGCGCGAGGCACCCAAGCCTGCGACCGCCGAGACGGTGCGCAAGGCCGAGAAGTCGGCTCCGCCGGCGCGGCCGGGCGCGGAGCGCAGGCCGGAGCCGTCACGCGCGGAGGTGCGTGAGACGCCCCGTCCGCAGACTCCGGCGCCCGTTGCCCTGGCGCGACCGCAGGTCAAGGCCCCGTCGGTGCCGGCGACCCCGGCGCCGCCCGACCCGGTCGAGGTGCTGCTGCGTGCCCAGCGCGACAACGCCTTCGATCCCGGCTGGCGCTACGAGGGGGAATTGGGTCCGGAGGCGTGGGGGCGCCTGCGTCCCGACTGGCGTCTGTGCAGCGAGGGCACGCGCCAGTCGCCGATCGACCTGCGTGACGGCGTGGCGGTGGATCTGGCACCGGTCAAGTTCCACTACCGCAGCACCGGTTTTCGCATCCGCGACACCGGCAACACGCTGCAGGTGGACGTTGGCGAAGGCATGGGGGTCGAGATCCGCGGCACGCGCTACGCGCTCGAGCGTTTCACCCTGCATCGCCCGTCGCAGGAGCGTGTCGGCGGCATGGCCTATGACATGGCCGCCTATCTCGAGCACCGCAGCGCCGACGGTCGCACGGCGATCGTGTCGATCCTGCTCGAGGCGGGCGGCGCGCCGAACGCCTTGCTGCAGACCTTGTGGAACAACCTGCCACTCGATCGCGGGCGCGAGTTCGTGCCGGATGCCGTGATCGACCTCAATGGTTTCGTCCCCGAGAATCCCGCGCACTTCCTCTATCTCGGCTCGCTGCCCGTGCCGCCCTGCACCGAAGACGTCATCTGGGTGGTGATGAAGACGCCGATGCCGATGGCTGACGACCAGTTGGCCGTGTTCGGGCGCCTCTACCCGCGCAACACCCGCCCGATCCAGCCGGCCAATGGTCGCCTGGTGCTCGAGTCGCGTTGA